A region of Nocardioides alkalitolerans DNA encodes the following proteins:
- a CDS encoding IclR family transcriptional regulator — MSQVPAATRTLKVLRFLAEQPGPVPLDRIARACDLPRSTAYHLLGAMVAEGFVVHLADERRYGLGVAAFEVGSGYVRQGALARIARRPLASLVDEVGQSAHLAVAHGRDVLYVVEERAPGRPPLVTDVGVRLPAHLTASGRAILAALPAAQVRALFPDREAFVDRHGTGPRTLTALREVLSATRRRGWAEEDGEVTPGLASVAAPVLDHNDHPVAGLAVTYPTEPGPSPVADPAALAAAVRRTAALLTRRLR; from the coding sequence GTGAGCCAGGTCCCCGCCGCGACGCGCACCCTCAAGGTGCTGCGCTTCCTCGCCGAGCAGCCCGGCCCCGTGCCGCTCGACCGCATCGCCCGGGCGTGCGACCTCCCGCGGAGCACGGCGTACCACCTCCTCGGCGCCATGGTCGCCGAGGGCTTCGTGGTGCACCTGGCCGACGAGCGGCGCTACGGCCTCGGGGTCGCGGCGTTCGAGGTCGGCAGCGGCTACGTGCGGCAGGGCGCGCTCGCCCGGATCGCCCGCCGCCCTCTCGCCTCCCTCGTCGACGAGGTCGGGCAGAGCGCGCACCTGGCGGTCGCGCACGGGCGGGACGTGCTGTACGTCGTGGAGGAGCGCGCCCCAGGCCGACCGCCGCTCGTAACGGACGTCGGCGTGCGGCTGCCGGCCCACCTCACGGCCAGCGGTCGCGCGATCCTCGCGGCCCTGCCGGCCGCCCAGGTGCGGGCCCTCTTCCCCGACCGGGAGGCCTTCGTCGACCGGCACGGCACCGGCCCCCGCACGCTGACGGCGCTGCGGGAGGTGCTGAGCGCGACGCGTCGCCGCGGGTGGGCCGAGGAGGACGGCGAGGTCACGCCCGGCCTGGCCAGCGTGGCCGCGCCCGTGCTCGACCACAACGACCACCCCGTCGCGGGCCTCGCCGTGACCTACCCGACGGAGCCGGGGCCCTCCCCCGTCGCAGACCCCGCGGCGTTGGCGGCGGCGGTGCGCCGTACGGCTGCCCTGCTCACCCGCCGCCTGCGCTGA
- a CDS encoding PhzF family phenazine biosynthesis protein, giving the protein MTRFSFRQVDVFAPGPLTGNPVAVVHDADGLDQDRMAAFARWTNLSETTFLLAPTDEGRAAGADYRLRIFTPGGELPFAGHPTLGSAHAWLEAGGEPARDDVVVQECGVGLVEVSRDAGPLAFAAPPLLRSGDVASDVREQATAALGVAPEQVVDAAWVDNGPGWVGLRVDSAATVLAIRPDLAVMGDLKVGVVGPHTDADREALGADVEVRAFVPGLGVPEDPVTGSLNAGLALWLTASGVLPASYVARQGTAVGRDGRVTVTTADDGRTWVGGVTTTVLTGDAEL; this is encoded by the coding sequence GTGACGCGCTTCTCCTTCCGCCAGGTCGACGTCTTCGCGCCCGGTCCCCTGACCGGCAACCCCGTCGCGGTCGTGCACGACGCCGACGGGCTCGACCAGGACCGGATGGCGGCGTTCGCCCGCTGGACCAACCTCTCCGAGACCACCTTCCTGCTCGCCCCGACCGACGAGGGGCGGGCGGCGGGGGCGGACTACCGGCTGCGCATCTTCACCCCGGGCGGCGAGCTGCCGTTCGCCGGCCACCCCACGCTCGGCAGCGCCCACGCCTGGCTCGAGGCCGGCGGTGAACCCGCGCGGGACGACGTCGTGGTGCAGGAGTGCGGGGTGGGGCTCGTGGAGGTAAGCCGCGACGCCGGCCCCCTCGCCTTCGCGGCCCCGCCGCTGCTCCGGTCGGGCGACGTGGCGTCGGACGTGCGCGAGCAGGCCACGGCCGCCCTCGGTGTCGCTCCGGAGCAGGTGGTCGACGCCGCCTGGGTCGACAACGGACCGGGCTGGGTGGGCCTCCGGGTCGACAGCGCCGCCACGGTCCTCGCGATCCGCCCCGACCTCGCGGTGATGGGCGACCTCAAGGTGGGCGTCGTCGGCCCCCACACGGACGCCGATCGGGAGGCCCTGGGCGCCGACGTCGAGGTCCGCGCGTTCGTGCCCGGGCTCGGCGTTCCGGAGGACCCCGTGACCGGGTCGCTCAACGCCGGGCTCGCCCTGTGGCTCACGGCGAGCGGAGTGCTGCCCGCGTCGTACGTCGCCCGCCAGGGCACCGCCGTCGGCCGCGACGGCCGCGTCACGGTCACCACGGCCGACGACGGCCGCACCTGGGTCGGGGGCGTGACGACGACGGTGCTGACGGGCGACGCCGAGCTCTGA
- a CDS encoding peptidoglycan-binding protein, producing the protein MHDRPTHPPLRRLAGVLVALAAALGLSLVATASPAQAAWPVLQQGSSGPDVAAVQHLLTARGHATDADGAFGPGTASSVRAFQGGAGLAADGIVGAQTWGALVVTVREGDNGSAVSAAQTLLNKHGAGIGVDGAFGPGTAGAVRSFQSARGLAVDGIVGPATWEALAGSGGGGGTAGWSPLIPRETLGRGYYDDPHHTYPALDLPTPTGTPAYAVTGGTATATYNDRCGNGVSLTAGGATYLYCHFSSHAFSGTRTVNAGDLLGRTGNTGNSTGPHLHFQVTVGGSLRCPQALATALYDGVAPPDPASLPTSGCVG; encoded by the coding sequence ATGCACGACCGCCCCACCCATCCACCGCTCCGCCGCCTGGCCGGCGTGCTCGTGGCGCTCGCCGCGGCGCTCGGCCTGTCGCTCGTGGCGACCGCGTCACCCGCCCAGGCCGCCTGGCCCGTGCTGCAGCAGGGCTCCAGCGGACCCGACGTGGCCGCGGTGCAGCACCTGCTCACCGCTCGCGGGCACGCGACCGACGCCGACGGCGCCTTCGGTCCGGGCACCGCGAGCTCGGTGCGCGCGTTCCAGGGCGGCGCCGGCCTGGCCGCGGACGGCATCGTCGGCGCGCAGACCTGGGGCGCGCTCGTCGTCACCGTGCGCGAGGGCGACAACGGCTCCGCCGTGTCCGCCGCCCAGACCCTGCTCAACAAGCACGGCGCCGGCATCGGCGTCGACGGCGCCTTCGGGCCCGGTACCGCCGGAGCCGTGCGCAGCTTCCAGTCCGCGCGCGGCCTCGCGGTCGACGGCATCGTCGGCCCGGCCACCTGGGAGGCGCTCGCCGGCTCGGGCGGCGGGGGCGGCACCGCCGGCTGGTCGCCGCTCATCCCGCGGGAGACCCTCGGCCGCGGCTACTACGACGACCCCCACCACACCTACCCGGCGCTCGACCTGCCGACGCCGACGGGGACCCCGGCCTACGCCGTCACCGGCGGCACCGCCACGGCCACCTACAACGACCGCTGCGGCAACGGCGTGAGCCTGACGGCCGGTGGGGCGACCTACCTCTACTGCCACTTCTCCAGCCACGCCTTCTCCGGCACCCGCACCGTCAACGCCGGTGACCTGCTCGGTCGCACGGGCAACACCGGCAACTCGACCGGCCCCCACCTGCACTTCCAGGTGACCGTCGGCGGCTCGCTCCGCTGCCCCCAGGCGCTGGCGACGGCGCTGTACGACGGCGTCGCGCCCCCCGACCCGGCCTCGCTGCCGACGTCGGGCTGCGTGGGCTGA